The following coding sequences are from one Methanobacterium sp. window:
- a CDS encoding branched-chain amino acid transaminase — MAFNEETGKIWFNGEFVNWKDANIHVLSHVVHYGSSVFEGIRCYNTKNGPAVFRLREHVERLFNSGKIYRMDIPYSVDEICNGIIETIKVNNLKDCYIRPIAFRGYKELGVYPLNCPLDTVIAAWEWGKYLGEDALENGVDLGVSTWRRMAPNTLPNMAKAGANYMNSQLAKMESVFNGFDEAIMLDYSGMVSEGSGENIFLVKEDVIYTPHSSLSILSGITRDSVIKLAEELEIKVKEESIPREMLYLADEIFLTGTAAEITPVRSVDKIKIGSGKRGPLTEKLQTKFFNIVGGVDEDRFGWLTFVE, encoded by the coding sequence ATGGCTTTTAATGAAGAAACAGGGAAAATATGGTTTAATGGAGAATTCGTAAACTGGAAAGATGCAAATATACACGTTCTATCTCACGTTGTTCATTACGGCTCAAGCGTATTTGAAGGTATAAGGTGTTATAACACAAAAAATGGGCCTGCTGTATTCCGTTTGCGGGAGCACGTTGAGAGATTATTTAATTCAGGGAAAATCTACAGGATGGACATCCCATATTCTGTAGATGAAATCTGCAATGGAATTATTGAAACAATAAAGGTCAACAACCTCAAGGACTGTTACATAAGGCCTATTGCATTTCGTGGATATAAAGAATTAGGAGTTTATCCCTTGAACTGTCCCCTTGACACAGTTATCGCTGCCTGGGAATGGGGAAAATATCTCGGTGAAGATGCACTTGAAAATGGTGTGGATTTAGGTGTTTCCACATGGAGGCGAATGGCGCCAAACACACTTCCTAATATGGCCAAGGCTGGTGCCAACTATATGAATTCTCAACTGGCAAAGATGGAATCTGTGTTCAATGGTTTTGATGAGGCAATAATGCTTGACTACAGTGGGATGGTAAGTGAAGGAAGTGGAGAAAACATATTTCTGGTTAAAGAGGATGTAATTTATACCCCGCATTCCTCTCTATCAATACTTTCAGGAATAACAAGAGATTCTGTAATTAAATTAGCTGAAGAATTAGAGATTAAAGTCAAAGAAGAATCAATACCAAGAGAAATGCTGTATTTAGCTGATGAAATCTTTTTAACCGGTACTGCTGCTGAAATAACTCCAGTTAGATCTGTTGATAAAATAAAGATCGGTAGCGGAAAAAGAGGCCCATTAACAGAGAAATTACAGACAAAATTCTTCAATATCGTTGGAGGTGTGGATGAAGACAGATTTGGCTGGCTTACTTTTGTAGAATAA
- a CDS encoding restriction endonuclease gives MEKNRLVDFVAKIMEKSGFKVQKYYKTTKYVVDIYGVLPTVLGDIGIVVACKNYEERWKVGLDVIKEMEMVAKTLNASKVVIITTSTFSDNAVGYAQGRNVELIDKDELMRIAKSLSNKKIESYEDAELEEEDEDDDYDPSFGSKISGSFPKSGKRSSLSGRKRSVASNKLQAWGKVILSSTAALILIVLAISTVVTYLVAPNRALLGVLRIVIAAILSYGIVIAVERDLTVTLIKGSTVFFVCLMVYIALIIFT, from the coding sequence TTGGAAAAAAATAGACTGGTGGATTTTGTAGCAAAAATAATGGAAAAATCTGGATTCAAAGTCCAGAAGTATTATAAAACAACAAAATATGTTGTGGATATTTATGGAGTCTTACCTACTGTTTTAGGGGACATTGGCATTGTTGTAGCATGTAAAAACTATGAAGAAAGATGGAAAGTCGGTTTAGATGTTATTAAAGAGATGGAAATGGTAGCAAAAACCCTTAATGCATCTAAAGTTGTAATAATAACTACATCCACCTTTTCTGATAATGCGGTAGGCTATGCACAGGGTAGAAATGTCGAACTTATAGATAAAGATGAATTGATGAGAATAGCAAAATCCCTTTCCAACAAGAAAATAGAAAGTTATGAAGACGCTGAATTGGAAGAAGAAGATGAAGATGATGATTATGATCCTTCATTTGGGTCAAAAATCAGCGGTTCTTTTCCTAAATCAGGTAAAAGAAGTTCTCTTTCCGGAAGAAAACGAAGTGTTGCATCAAATAAACTGCAGGCGTGGGGTAAAGTAATATTAAGCAGCACAGCTGCACTTATATTGATTGTTTTAGCCATATCAACAGTCGTAACATATCTTGTGGCTCCGAATCGGGCCCTTTTAGGTGTATTAAGGATTGTTATAGCTGCAATTTTATCTTATGGAATAGTCATAGCCGTTGAACGAGATTTAACCGTTACTCTGATTAAAGGGTCTACAGTATTCTTTGTCTGTTTGATGGTTTATATTGCCTTGATTATTTTCACTTAA
- the surE gene encoding 5'/3'-nucleotidase SurE: MRILITNDDGVNSSGIIAAKNAVKELGDINIVAPATQQSGIGHALTLFEPIRVTSSTMRDGSGAYSVSGTPTDAVIIGIYEIMKERPDLLISGINIGENLGMAELTTSGTVGAAMEAAVHGVPAISISLQVTQDDIKFHDGHVDLDFEFAQKVLRKVSNRILQKGLPDGVDFLNVNIPSHPETHKIKLTRLGKKMYSIHIQKRLDPRGREYYWIDGDPSGIDEEGTDVFTLRNDRCPTITPLSLDSTSNIDLMKNWLD; this comes from the coding sequence ATGCGAATTTTGATAACAAATGACGATGGGGTTAACTCATCAGGTATTATAGCAGCGAAAAATGCAGTCAAAGAATTGGGAGATATTAATATTGTGGCACCAGCAACCCAGCAAAGTGGAATTGGACATGCATTAACGCTCTTCGAACCTATAAGAGTAACATCATCAACAATGAGAGATGGCAGCGGAGCTTATTCAGTATCAGGAACACCAACAGATGCTGTGATAATTGGAATATACGAAATAATGAAGGAAAGACCTGATTTATTAATATCGGGGATTAATATAGGAGAAAATCTGGGAATGGCAGAACTTACCACCTCCGGAACTGTTGGAGCTGCAATGGAGGCTGCAGTTCACGGAGTGCCCGCAATTTCAATTTCACTCCAGGTAACACAGGATGACATTAAATTCCATGATGGTCACGTGGATCTTGACTTTGAATTTGCCCAGAAAGTGCTCAGGAAAGTCTCAAACAGGATATTACAGAAAGGTCTTCCGGATGGAGTTGATTTTTTAAATGTGAATATTCCTTCACACCCTGAAACCCATAAAATCAAGTTAACAAGACTTGGAAAGAAAATGTATTCAATCCACATACAAAAAAGACTTGATCCAAGGGGAAGAGAATATTACTGGATTGATGGAGACCCCTCTGGAATAGATGAAGAAGGGACAGATGTATTTACACTTAGAAATGATAGATGCCCAACTATAACGCCTTTATCACTCGATTCTACTTCTAATATTGATTTAATGAAAAACTGGCTTGATTGA
- a CDS encoding DUF2098 family protein: METLDSNGKKINQGLMVKYTRTHTVGRVDKIISENGAFWVKIDTSGLYYRSEYIEVIEGNNAYIERNKPNKLKNKSEKFEIEIPVEISDTTDGPGVGGG, from the coding sequence ATGGAGACTTTAGATTCAAATGGAAAAAAAATCAATCAGGGATTAATGGTTAAATATACAAGAACCCATACAGTAGGAAGGGTTGATAAAATAATCTCTGAAAATGGTGCTTTTTGGGTTAAAATAGATACAAGTGGCCTTTATTATAGAAGCGAATATATCGAAGTTATTGAGGGTAATAATGCTTATATAGAACGGAATAAGCCGAATAAGCTAAAGAATAAATCAGAAAAGTTTGAAATTGAAATTCCAGTTGAAATTTCTGATACAACTGATGGACCAGGTGTTGGCGGGGGTTAG
- a CDS encoding methanogenesis marker 12 protein yields the protein MVFVGMDHGTTGVSFSIIDNEITHFKISREDSSSGKVSAVEELSKRVDFDSIDLMAITYAMGDALTGITPIEKVKGRGILSMEGAGKVTGGGTAVYDEIENSDIPTVVIPGIHKTTPCLDEKFKAAYSHHASSEKVSICYNAFLETGFKNMIVSDISSNTVSILIEDRIIKGAIDACLGGMGIMHGPLDLEMLRDIDDGIRTANECFSRAGAVKIADIDEKVSKMKDKIIQNYLDGDEKAKLAIETMIMTIVMEIYGLAGIAKNVDGIVLTGSTGSMEEPINVFGAIKKEIKDIAPVVKIGERSGSLGSAQIARAVFMGEKDILGIPVFK from the coding sequence GTGGTATTTGTAGGAATGGATCACGGGACTACAGGAGTCTCTTTCAGCATCATTGACAATGAAATAACTCATTTTAAGATTTCCAGGGAAGATTCTTCCTCAGGAAAGGTCTCTGCAGTAGAAGAACTCTCTAAAAGAGTTGATTTTGATTCTATTGACCTCATGGCAATTACCTATGCCATGGGAGATGCCTTAACCGGAATAACACCCATAGAAAAGGTGAAAGGCAGAGGAATTCTTTCCATGGAAGGTGCTGGTAAGGTAACAGGAGGAGGAACTGCCGTTTATGATGAAATCGAAAATTCGGACATTCCTACAGTTGTAATCCCTGGAATTCACAAAACTACCCCCTGTCTTGATGAAAAGTTTAAGGCAGCTTATTCTCACCATGCAAGCTCTGAAAAGGTGAGCATCTGTTATAATGCCTTCCTTGAAACCGGATTTAAAAATATGATTGTTTCAGATATTAGCTCAAATACTGTGAGCATTCTAATTGAAGATAGAATCATTAAAGGCGCGATAGATGCCTGTCTTGGTGGGATGGGAATTATGCACGGACCCCTTGACCTTGAGATGCTTAGAGACATAGATGATGGAATCAGAACTGCTAATGAATGCTTTTCAAGAGCTGGTGCCGTAAAAATCGCTGATATTGATGAAAAAGTCAGTAAAATGAAGGATAAAATCATCCAGAACTATTTAGATGGTGATGAGAAGGCCAAACTTGCAATTGAAACCATGATCATGACCATAGTGATGGAAATCTACGGATTAGCAGGAATAGCAAAAAATGTGGATGGAATTGTCCTTACAGGTTCAACTGGCTCAATGGAAGAGCCAATCAATGTATTTGGAGCCATTAAAAAAGAAATTAAAGATATCGCCCCGGTTGTGAAAATCGGCGAAAGATCTGGATCTCTTGGAAGCGCCCAGATTGCAAGAGCCGTTTTTATGGGTGAAAAAGATATTTTGGGTATCCCTGTTTTTAAATAG
- the ilvC gene encoding ketol-acid reductoisomerase yields the protein MNIHYEKDVDLDVLKDKTIAVIGYGSQGMAQARNMSESGLNVVVGLRKGSSSEDIVKSHGLEVLPVEEAAKKADVIHILIPDEIQADVYENSIKDNLEEGNTLTFSHGYNIHYGYIKPPKNINVAMVAPKAPGATVRREYEEGFGVPGLVAVEQDYTGNAKEIVLAMAKGSGLTRAGVLETTFKEETETDLFGEQAVLCGGATELIKAGFQTLVEAGYQPEIAYFETCHELKLIIDLIYQKGFAGMWDNVSNTAEFGGLTRRERVITEESRKEMKEILKEIQQGKFTKEWTLENQAGAPMLNKIREMEEELQIEEVGTKLRKLCGLQK from the coding sequence ATGAATATACATTATGAAAAAGACGTAGATTTAGACGTTTTAAAGGATAAAACAATTGCAGTTATAGGTTATGGAAGTCAGGGGATGGCCCAGGCCAGAAATATGTCAGAAAGTGGATTAAATGTTGTTGTTGGACTTAGAAAAGGTAGTTCATCAGAGGACATAGTAAAAAGTCATGGCTTAGAAGTTTTACCAGTTGAAGAAGCAGCTAAAAAAGCAGATGTCATTCACATATTAATCCCTGATGAAATCCAGGCAGATGTCTATGAAAACTCAATTAAAGATAACTTAGAAGAAGGAAACACTCTCACATTCTCACACGGTTACAATATACACTACGGCTACATTAAACCACCAAAAAACATAAATGTAGCAATGGTAGCTCCTAAAGCGCCAGGTGCAACTGTTAGAAGAGAATATGAAGAAGGGTTTGGAGTTCCAGGACTTGTAGCTGTTGAACAGGATTACACAGGGAATGCAAAAGAAATTGTGCTTGCAATGGCCAAAGGTTCAGGTCTTACAAGAGCAGGAGTACTTGAAACAACCTTTAAAGAAGAAACCGAAACCGATTTATTCGGTGAGCAGGCAGTACTCTGCGGAGGAGCAACAGAACTTATAAAAGCAGGTTTCCAGACCCTTGTAGAAGCAGGATACCAGCCAGAAATCGCATATTTCGAGACCTGTCACGAATTAAAACTTATAATTGACCTTATATATCAGAAAGGATTTGCTGGAATGTGGGACAATGTAAGTAACACAGCAGAATTTGGAGGTCTCACCAGAAGAGAAAGAGTCATTACAGAAGAATCCAGGAAGGAAATGAAGGAGATACTTAAAGAAATTCAGCAGGGCAAATTCACCAAGGAATGGACCCTTGAAAATCAGGCAGGAGCACCAATGCTCAACAAAATAAGGGAAATGGAAGAAGAATTACAGATTGAAGAAGTTGGTACAAAGCTTAGAAAGCTCTGCGGCTTGCAGAAATAG
- a CDS encoding cadmium resistance transporter, with protein sequence MIEPLILVLTAVTMFIATNLDDLFVLMLFFAIKDFDTKQIVLGQYFGVITLILISALSYFLKFFIPMEWIGLLGLAPITIGLKNLKDLRENNNNLPDYSVKNENQSICSKLKNNNSFLVASVTVANGGDNIGVYIPLFASINSYQVLIIILIFLIMIGIWCYISFKLVDNRLLGSRIRKYGHIIFPFVLIFLGLGILAKSFIL encoded by the coding sequence ATGATTGAACCTCTCATTTTAGTTTTAACTGCTGTGACAATGTTTATAGCTACAAATCTTGATGATCTGTTTGTTTTAATGTTGTTTTTTGCAATTAAAGATTTTGATACTAAACAAATTGTTTTAGGCCAATATTTTGGAGTTATAACTTTAATACTGATAAGTGCCCTGAGCTATTTTTTAAAATTCTTTATTCCAATGGAATGGATTGGATTACTTGGATTAGCTCCTATAACTATAGGATTAAAGAATCTTAAAGATTTAAGGGAAAATAACAATAATCTTCCAGATTACAGTGTGAAAAATGAAAATCAATCCATATGCTCTAAATTAAAAAATAACAATTCATTTTTGGTTGCATCAGTTACAGTTGCAAATGGAGGAGATAACATAGGTGTTTATATTCCCTTATTTGCAAGTATAAACTCTTACCAAGTCCTGATTATAATATTAATATTCCTAATTATGATCGGTATTTGGTGTTATATAAGCTTTAAATTAGTTGATAATAGATTATTGGGGAGTAGAATTAGAAAATATGGCCATATTATTTTTCCATTTGTTCTAATCTTTCTTGGACTGGGTATTCTGGCAAAAAGTTTTATTCTATAA
- the ilvN gene encoding acetolactate synthase small subunit, protein MENERTHIISALVLHKPGVLQRVAGLFTRRGFNIDSITVGTSEQEGIARMTIMAKGDQKVLEQITKQLNKIIDVIKVRDLEPEKTVKRELCLIKVHTPTEKVRSEVIQYANIFRGRIIDVSPETLTIEITGASDKIDALIDLVKTFGIKEIARTGPTAMSRGIRTI, encoded by the coding sequence ATGGAAAACGAAAGAACCCATATAATAAGCGCCCTTGTACTTCACAAGCCTGGTGTACTCCAGAGAGTCGCAGGACTCTTTACAAGAAGGGGATTTAACATAGACAGCATTACAGTGGGAACTTCTGAGCAGGAAGGCATCGCCAGAATGACAATCATGGCAAAAGGAGATCAAAAAGTCCTGGAACAGATTACAAAACAGTTGAATAAGATAATAGATGTTATCAAGGTCAGAGATCTTGAACCTGAAAAAACAGTTAAAAGAGAGTTGTGTCTGATTAAAGTTCATACTCCAACTGAAAAGGTAAGATCTGAAGTAATTCAGTATGCAAACATCTTTAGAGGCAGGATTATTGATGTGAGTCCAGAAACACTGACAATTGAAATTACCGGTGCTTCAGATAAGATCGACGCACTTATAGACCTTGTTAAAACCTTTGGGATCAAGGAAATAGCAAGAACAGGACCTACAGCAATGTCTCGAGGTATTAGAACTATTTAA